The following are from one region of the Ruficoccus sp. ZRK36 genome:
- a CDS encoding fumarylacetoacetate hydrolase family protein encodes MKIIRYEDAEGKRAWAQLLEGRYLRLAGEFPAFTPTDEEVVPTAFLAPVSPPAIYCIGLNYRAHAEEQGAKLPPHPVIFMKAPTAVQHPGGPIILPRVLRSDEVDFECELAVVIGKKGKNIPESEAMDYVYGYTAANDVSARDWQKKGGGRQWVRGKTFDTFCPLGPCLSTLDEFADPQAVGLRTFVNGEKLQDSASSDLIFSIPQLIAFVSGSTTLLPGTIILTGTPSGVGFAREPARFLVPGDEVTVEIDGIGRLTNPVIEEEVPAGIEPRQVFVDKA; translated from the coding sequence ATGAAGATCATCCGCTACGAGGACGCCGAGGGCAAACGCGCCTGGGCGCAACTGCTTGAGGGGCGCTACCTGCGTCTGGCGGGCGAGTTTCCCGCCTTTACGCCGACCGATGAGGAGGTCGTACCGACCGCCTTTCTGGCTCCGGTCAGCCCTCCGGCCATCTACTGCATCGGCCTGAACTACCGCGCTCATGCCGAGGAGCAGGGCGCCAAGCTGCCGCCGCATCCGGTGATCTTTATGAAGGCGCCGACCGCCGTCCAGCATCCCGGCGGGCCGATTATTCTCCCGCGCGTGCTGCGTAGCGATGAGGTGGATTTTGAGTGTGAGCTGGCTGTGGTCATCGGCAAGAAGGGCAAGAACATCCCTGAGTCCGAGGCGATGGACTATGTCTATGGCTACACGGCCGCCAACGACGTCAGCGCCCGCGACTGGCAAAAAAAGGGTGGCGGACGCCAGTGGGTACGCGGCAAGACTTTTGACACCTTCTGCCCGCTGGGGCCGTGCCTGAGCACGCTGGACGAGTTCGCCGACCCGCAGGCGGTGGGCTTGCGTACGTTTGTGAACGGCGAGAAGCTTCAGGACTCGGCCAGCTCGGACCTGATCTTTTCGATCCCGCAGTTGATCGCCTTTGTCAGTGGCAGCACGACGCTGCTGCCGGGGACGATTATCCTGACTGGAACGCCCTCCGGGGTAGGGTTTGCCCGTGAGCCCGCGCGCTTTCTCGTGCCGGGTGACGAGGTCACCGTCGAGATCGACGGCATCGGCCGCCTGACCAACCCCGTGATCGAGGAAGAGGTCCCTGCCGGAATCGAGCCCCGCCAGGTTTTTGTCGATAAGGCGTAG
- the purS gene encoding phosphoribosylformylglycinamidine synthase subunit PurS — protein MKVIVFVTPKKNVLDPQGAAVGHAMHSLGFTSAANVRVGKTVEFEVDGQDTPEFRATLDKLCNDLLSNPVIEDFRYELEA, from the coding sequence GTGAAAGTCATCGTTTTCGTCACACCTAAGAAGAACGTACTCGACCCGCAAGGGGCCGCTGTCGGCCACGCCATGCATAGCCTGGGCTTCACCTCCGCCGCCAATGTTCGCGTCGGTAAGACCGTGGAGTTTGAGGTCGATGGGCAGGATACGCCGGAGTTCCGCGCCACGCTGGACAAGCTCTGCAACGACCTGCTGAGCAACCCCGTGATCGAGGACTTCCGCTACGAACTCGAGGCCTGA
- a CDS encoding chemotaxis response regulator protein-glutamate methylesterase: MRIAIVNDMALAIEALRRVVSASGQHEVAWMARDGEEALRLCHEDTPDLILMDLVMPVMDGVEATRRIMLECPCAILIVTASVDTHGEQVYEAMGLGALDAAVTPTLGPEGEPEGGRVLLDKIEHVGYVIGRSQPSKGSGYTMPPFDAERSSSEGQPPMVVVGASTGGPQALATLLSGFGAGFPAPVVIVQHVDPDFATGLAEWLNHRSELPVSLARNLQVPKPGEVLIAGRDEHLSLRPGGFLSYSPKPTNLINRPSVDVLFDSAADYWHGGGIGVLLTGMGRDGAEGMLALRRKGWHTIAQDEDTSVVYGMPKAAVTLKAACEVLPMPAIACAVKAQLKQK, translated from the coding sequence GTGAGGATCGCCATCGTCAACGACATGGCTCTTGCCATCGAGGCCCTGCGGCGCGTGGTTTCCGCTTCCGGTCAGCACGAGGTGGCCTGGATGGCCCGTGACGGCGAGGAGGCCCTGCGCCTGTGCCACGAGGACACACCAGACCTTATCTTGATGGACCTCGTCATGCCGGTGATGGACGGCGTAGAGGCCACCCGGCGCATCATGCTGGAGTGTCCCTGTGCGATTTTGATCGTGACGGCCTCGGTCGATACCCATGGCGAGCAGGTCTATGAGGCCATGGGGCTCGGGGCGCTGGATGCCGCTGTCACCCCCACGCTTGGACCCGAGGGTGAGCCCGAGGGCGGGCGGGTACTGCTGGATAAAATCGAGCATGTCGGCTACGTCATCGGGCGCAGCCAGCCCTCGAAAGGCAGTGGCTACACGATGCCGCCGTTTGATGCGGAGCGCAGCAGCTCGGAGGGACAGCCGCCGATGGTTGTGGTGGGCGCCTCAACGGGAGGGCCGCAGGCTCTGGCGACACTTTTATCGGGCTTCGGGGCGGGTTTCCCGGCCCCGGTGGTTATCGTCCAGCACGTGGACCCGGACTTCGCAACCGGGCTGGCGGAGTGGCTCAACCACCGTAGCGAGCTCCCGGTAAGCCTGGCGCGTAACCTCCAGGTGCCCAAGCCGGGAGAGGTCCTGATCGCCGGGCGCGATGAGCACCTGAGCCTGCGTCCGGGCGGATTTCTTTCCTATAGCCCCAAGCCGACGAACCTCATCAACCGCCCCTCGGTGGATGTGCTTTTCGATTCGGCGGCGGACTACTGGCACGGCGGCGGGATCGGTGTGCTGCTGACCGGGATGGGGCGCGACGGGGCAGAGGGTATGCTCGCCCTGCGCCGCAAGGGCTGGCACACCATCGCTCAGGACGAGGATACGAGCGTGGTCTACGGCATGCCGAAGGCGGCCGTCACCCTCAAGGCCGCCTGCGAGGTGCTGCCGATGCCCGCCATTGCCTGCGCGGTTAAGGCCCAGTTGAAGCAGAAATGA
- a CDS encoding AraC family transcriptional regulator: MSKYNRYRFKELSSSDFPIAVWRGLNLKEEFNEVTGCLHQRDFWKVFYVHAGSGTKVINGREYPFGPGFVSLVHPEDLTTFKLQTPSIDITNIAFQHEVIAEWMDELKGSSSFFSIFYNAYDRASKSSKDPLYLLDANRDIQSLVRKMERECRRQDACARMMLRLNLMELLILLMRLSTRQSGQKRRSIVTAYVRDYLERHFDEELDYESMAAEVGISRAYLCTLYRKQEGEPIGRTLLGIRLENARRLLSQSDRPVTDVCYSSGFNDLSYFYRVFKAETGVNPGSFRRDHQVS; encoded by the coding sequence ATGAGTAAATACAATCGATATCGGTTTAAAGAGTTATCCAGCTCTGACTTTCCCATCGCGGTCTGGCGTGGGCTGAACCTGAAAGAGGAGTTTAACGAAGTAACCGGGTGCCTCCACCAACGGGATTTCTGGAAGGTGTTTTATGTGCACGCCGGTTCGGGGACGAAGGTGATCAACGGGCGCGAGTATCCGTTTGGGCCCGGCTTTGTCAGTCTTGTCCACCCCGAGGATTTAACGACGTTCAAGCTCCAAACGCCTTCCATCGACATCACGAATATCGCTTTTCAGCACGAAGTCATTGCGGAGTGGATGGACGAGCTCAAGGGCAGCTCCAGCTTCTTTTCTATTTTTTACAATGCCTATGATCGTGCGAGTAAGTCTAGCAAGGACCCGCTCTATCTGCTGGATGCAAATCGGGATATCCAGTCGCTCGTTCGCAAGATGGAGCGCGAATGCCGCCGCCAGGATGCCTGTGCACGCATGATGTTGCGGCTGAACCTGATGGAGCTGCTGATCTTGCTGATGCGCTTGAGCACCCGGCAGTCGGGTCAGAAGCGGCGCTCGATCGTGACGGCTTATGTCCGGGATTATCTGGAGCGGCACTTCGACGAGGAGCTCGACTACGAGAGCATGGCGGCCGAGGTCGGCATCAGCCGCGCCTATCTGTGCACGCTCTACCGTAAGCAGGAGGGGGAGCCCATTGGGCGTACGCTGCTGGGGATACGCCTGGAGAACGCCCGGCGTTTGCTCAGCCAATCGGATCGCCCGGTGACGGATGTCTGCTACAGCAGCGGCTTCAATGACTTGAGCTACTTCTATCGCGTCTTCAAGGCGGAGACCGGCGTGAATCCCGGCAGCTTTCGCCGCGATCATCAGGTGTCTTGA